A region from the Methylocystis iwaonis genome encodes:
- the leuC gene encoding 3-isopropylmalate dehydratase large subunit, which translates to MSNSTGPRTLYDKIWDDHVVDRQDDGACLLYIDRHLIHEVTSPQAFEGLRMSGRKVRAPQKTLAVVDHNVPTTDRSLPIEDPESKAQVEQLAVNAKEFGVEYYNEHDHRQGVVHIVGPEQGFTLPGMTIVCGDSHTSTHGAFGALAHGIGTSEVEHVLATQTLIQKKAANMLVQVDGKLADGATAKDIILAIIGEIGTAGGTGHVIEFAGEAIHDLSMEGRMTVCNMTIEGGARAGLIAPDEKTFAYLKDRPKGPKGEAFDMARKYWETLYTDAGAHFDKIVKLDAANLPPIVTWGTSPEDVARIDGRVPTPDSAKSPQKRAAIERALAYMGLAGGEKMTDIEIDRVFIGSCTNGRIEDLRAAAKMVEGKKVAERVNAMVVPGSGLVKEQAEAEGLDKIFLAAGFEWREPGCSMCLAMNPDRLAPGERCASTSNRNFEGRQGFKGRTHLVSPAMAAAAAIAGRFVDVRSWG; encoded by the coding sequence ATGTCCAATTCGACCGGGCCGCGCACGCTTTACGACAAGATCTGGGACGACCATGTCGTCGACCGCCAGGATGACGGCGCCTGCCTGCTCTATATCGACCGCCACCTCATCCATGAGGTGACGAGCCCTCAGGCTTTCGAAGGCCTGCGCATGTCCGGCCGCAAGGTCCGCGCGCCGCAGAAGACGCTCGCCGTCGTCGATCACAATGTGCCGACCACCGACCGCTCGCTCCCGATCGAAGACCCGGAGAGCAAGGCGCAGGTCGAGCAGCTCGCGGTCAACGCCAAGGAATTCGGCGTTGAATATTACAATGAGCACGACCACCGTCAGGGCGTCGTCCATATCGTCGGGCCGGAGCAGGGCTTCACGCTGCCGGGCATGACCATCGTCTGCGGCGACAGCCACACCTCGACGCATGGCGCCTTTGGCGCGCTGGCGCATGGCATCGGCACTTCCGAGGTCGAGCATGTGCTCGCGACCCAGACGCTGATCCAGAAGAAGGCCGCGAATATGCTGGTGCAGGTCGACGGCAAGCTCGCCGACGGCGCCACGGCCAAGGACATCATCCTCGCCATCATCGGCGAGATCGGCACGGCTGGCGGCACGGGCCATGTCATCGAATTCGCCGGCGAAGCCATCCACGACCTTTCGATGGAAGGCCGCATGACCGTCTGCAACATGACGATCGAGGGCGGCGCCCGCGCCGGCCTCATCGCGCCGGACGAGAAGACCTTCGCTTATCTGAAGGATCGCCCCAAGGGACCCAAGGGCGAGGCCTTCGACATGGCGCGCAAATATTGGGAGACGCTCTACACCGACGCGGGCGCCCATTTCGACAAGATCGTGAAGCTCGACGCCGCCAATCTGCCGCCGATCGTCACCTGGGGCACGAGCCCCGAGGACGTCGCCCGCATCGACGGCCGCGTGCCGACCCCCGATTCGGCGAAGAGCCCGCAAAAGCGCGCCGCGATCGAGCGCGCGCTCGCCTATATGGGCCTCGCGGGCGGGGAGAAGATGACCGACATCGAGATCGACCGCGTCTTCATCGGCTCCTGCACCAACGGCCGCATCGAGGACCTTCGCGCCGCCGCGAAGATGGTCGAGGGCAAGAAGGTCGCCGAGCGCGTCAACGCCATGGTCGTGCCGGGCTCTGGGCTCGTGAAGGAACAGGCGGAGGCTGAGGGGCTCGATAAGATCTTCCTGGCCGCCGGTTTCGAATGGCGCGAGCCGGGCTGCTCCATGTGCCTCGCCATGAACCCGGACCGCCTCGCGCCGGGCGAGCGCTGCGCCTCGACCTCGAACCGCAACTTCGAAGGCCGCCAGGGCTTCAAGGGACGCACCCATCTCGTCTCCCCCGCCATGGCGGCGGCGGCGGCGATCGCCGGACGCTTCGTCGACGTGCGTAGCTGGGGATAA
- a CDS encoding small ribosomal subunit Rsm22 family protein, protein MTSPALPAGLAAALAAQLERRPRKALAESAERLSANYRAHKPTNAAIRDETDALAYALTRMPATYAAAVTVLDRLAEEQPGFAPKSLLDVGCGLGAASYAASAVWPALGRIEMVDSSRAFLAMGETLAAEAGLLTAAKAVAGDMTRLPNLEDKFDLVAVAYALTELGDADLPGVTERLWARTGGALFILEPGTPRDHQRLMGVRARLIAQGATILAPCAHARPCPLAAPDWCHFSVRLPRSREHKLLKGAAAPFEDEKYSYLIAARQGESAKARILAPPRHNKAGVTVKLCDANGSAEIFLPKRDKARYESIRRKEWGDALDVPPEEA, encoded by the coding sequence GTGACCTCCCCCGCTTTGCCCGCCGGACTCGCCGCGGCGCTCGCGGCGCAATTGGAGCGCCGGCCGCGCAAGGCGCTCGCCGAGAGCGCCGAGCGTCTTTCCGCGAACTATCGCGCCCATAAGCCCACGAATGCGGCGATCCGCGACGAGACCGACGCGCTCGCCTATGCGCTCACGAGAATGCCCGCGACTTACGCCGCGGCCGTCACCGTGTTGGATCGGCTTGCGGAGGAGCAGCCTGGCTTTGCGCCGAAGAGCCTGCTCGACGTCGGCTGCGGGCTGGGCGCGGCAAGCTACGCCGCCAGCGCGGTTTGGCCAGCGCTGGGTCGCATCGAGATGGTCGACAGCAGCCGCGCCTTTCTGGCGATGGGTGAGACCCTCGCTGCCGAGGCCGGGCTGCTGACGGCGGCCAAGGCTGTCGCCGGCGATATGACGCGCCTGCCGAACCTCGAAGACAAGTTCGACCTGGTCGCCGTCGCCTATGCGCTGACCGAGCTCGGCGACGCGGATTTGCCGGGCGTCACCGAGAGGCTTTGGGCGCGGACCGGCGGCGCGCTATTTATCCTCGAGCCGGGGACGCCGCGTGATCACCAGAGGCTGATGGGCGTGCGCGCGCGGCTGATTGCGCAAGGCGCGACCATCCTCGCGCCTTGCGCCCATGCGCGCCCCTGCCCGCTCGCGGCTCCGGACTGGTGCCACTTTTCGGTGCGGCTGCCACGCTCCAGAGAACATAAATTGCTGAAAGGCGCAGCGGCGCCGTTCGAAGACGAGAAATACAGCTACCTCATAGCGGCGCGCCAGGGCGAAAGCGCCAAGGCGCGCATCCTCGCGCCCCCGCGCCACAACAAGGCTGGCGTTACTGTAAAGCTCTGCGACGCGAATGGATCGGCGGAAATTTTCCTGCCAAAGCGCGATAAGGCTCGCTATGAAAGCATTCGCAGGAAAGAATGGGGCGACGCGCTCGACGTCCCGCCGGAGGAAGCCTGA
- a CDS encoding VOC family protein, with amino-acid sequence MNRPRVAPYLTVSPAAAAIAFYTGAFDAKQRALMPSVDGMRIAHCELLINGASVMLADFFPELGQTRVPMPGDSATVSISLEYDTGKQVDDTCSRAAKLGAKIETQPTNSFWGTRYATLRDPFGHRWILNGPLDK; translated from the coding sequence ATGAACAGACCGAGGGTTGCGCCTTACCTCACCGTCAGCCCGGCGGCCGCGGCCATCGCCTTCTATACAGGCGCCTTCGACGCCAAGCAGCGCGCGCTGATGCCCTCGGTCGACGGTATGCGCATCGCCCATTGTGAATTGCTGATCAACGGCGCCTCGGTGATGCTCGCGGATTTCTTTCCTGAGCTCGGCCAGACGCGCGTCCCCATGCCCGGCGACAGCGCCACCGTCTCGATCAGCCTGGAATATGACACGGGCAAGCAAGTCGACGACACCTGCTCCCGCGCCGCCAAGCTCGGCGCCAAGATCGAAACGCAGCCGACGAATTCGTTTTGGGGCACGCGTTACGCGACGCTGCGCGATCCGTTTGGGCATCGTTGGATTTTGAACGGGCCGTTGGACAAATAG
- the rplS gene encoding 50S ribosomal protein L19, which translates to MNIIEQLEAEQAAKLIEGKAIPDFRPGDTVIVNVKVKEGDRSRVQAYEGVVIARNGGGLNESFTVRKISYGEGVERVFPVHAPLIDSIKVVRRGKVRRAKLYYLRDRRGKSARIAERVETKPKAASE; encoded by the coding sequence ATGAACATCATCGAGCAGCTCGAGGCCGAACAGGCCGCCAAGCTCATCGAAGGGAAGGCGATTCCCGACTTCCGTCCCGGCGACACGGTCATCGTGAACGTGAAGGTGAAGGAAGGCGACCGCAGCCGCGTGCAGGCCTATGAGGGCGTCGTGATCGCCCGCAACGGCGGCGGCCTCAATGAGAGCTTCACCGTGCGCAAGATTTCCTACGGCGAGGGCGTCGAGCGCGTCTTCCCGGTGCATGCGCCCCTGATCGATTCGATCAAGGTGGTCCGCCGCGGCAAGGTCCGCCGCGCCAAGCTCTATTACCTGCGCGATCGTCGCGGCAAGTCGGCCCGCATCGCCGAGCGCGTCGAGACCAAGCCCAAGGCCGCGAGCGAGTAA
- a CDS encoding dodecin has protein sequence MESSVYKIVELVGTSPDSVEGAIGTAIQRAGLTLRNLQWFEVVQIRGRIDKGNVETYQVTIKVGFTHDRETE, from the coding sequence ATGGAAAGTTCGGTCTATAAAATTGTCGAACTCGTCGGCACCTCGCCAGACAGCGTCGAAGGGGCGATCGGCACGGCGATACAGCGCGCCGGATTGACCTTGCGCAATCTCCAATGGTTCGAGGTCGTGCAGATCCGCGGCCGCATCGACAAGGGCAATGTGGAGACATATCAGGTGACGATAAAGGTCGGCTTCACGCACGACCGCGAGACAGAATAA
- the nifA gene encoding nif-specific transcriptional activator NifA: MGLELGGSIGAPPPRTMVSGETALVGIYEISKLLASPNRLENVLAGVLTLLSSFLDMRHGLIALLDSKGAPEVVVGSGWSEGAAKVFFDRLPERAVGQIVATKMPVVVDDVATSPLFEGMDLADWGNEDGQSFSMIGVPIKDGDAVVGTLTVDRARNTRSSVLFDHDVRFLTMIANLVGQTLRLHKLIARDRERLMIESAWREKSAIPPEVKAEGLKGIVGDSPAVRAVVEKIRIVAKAKSTVLLRGESGTGKELFAAAIHDQSPRRNKPFVKLNCAALPESVLESELFGHERGAFTGAANMRKGRFELADGGTLFLDEIGEITPAFQAKLLRVLQEGEFERVGGARTLKVDVRLVCATNRNLEEAVQRGEFRADLYYRISVVPIFLPPLRDRKGDLDLLANEFLRRFNTEQGGKLKLSESAMSVLNECGFPGNIRELENCIYRTATLAHGDIIIDKDFSCRKDGCLSSILWSGSSSKWPTGVTPLPIVAPQPVRPPAPPPPAEAPSVCAPAPGDTCPGAENCTVIEKDPRTDYEKLVDAMERAGWVKAKAARLLGLTPRQIGYALQKHGIEVKKF, from the coding sequence ATGGGTCTTGAACTCGGCGGCTCCATTGGCGCCCCTCCCCCGCGCACGATGGTTTCCGGCGAAACCGCGCTGGTCGGTATCTACGAAATCTCGAAACTGCTCGCGTCGCCGAACCGGTTGGAGAATGTGCTCGCGGGCGTCTTGACGCTTCTCTCCAGCTTTCTCGATATGCGGCATGGGTTGATCGCGCTGCTCGATTCAAAGGGCGCGCCCGAGGTTGTCGTCGGCTCGGGGTGGAGCGAGGGCGCGGCGAAAGTGTTTTTCGATCGGCTGCCCGAGCGCGCCGTCGGGCAGATCGTTGCAACGAAAATGCCGGTCGTCGTCGACGACGTCGCGACGTCGCCGCTCTTCGAAGGGATGGACCTTGCCGACTGGGGAAACGAAGACGGCCAGTCCTTCTCGATGATCGGCGTCCCGATCAAGGATGGCGACGCCGTTGTCGGCACGCTGACCGTCGATCGGGCGCGCAACACGCGCTCGTCGGTGCTCTTTGATCACGACGTGCGCTTTCTCACGATGATCGCCAATCTGGTCGGGCAGACGCTGCGGCTTCACAAGCTCATCGCGCGCGATCGCGAGAGATTGATGATCGAAAGCGCCTGGCGCGAGAAATCGGCCATTCCGCCGGAAGTGAAGGCCGAAGGCCTCAAGGGGATTGTCGGCGACAGCCCCGCAGTACGCGCCGTGGTCGAGAAAATTCGCATCGTCGCCAAAGCGAAATCGACGGTTCTGCTGCGCGGCGAATCAGGCACCGGCAAGGAGTTGTTCGCCGCAGCGATCCACGATCAATCGCCACGGCGCAACAAGCCCTTCGTCAAGCTCAATTGCGCGGCCTTGCCCGAAAGCGTGCTGGAATCCGAGCTTTTCGGCCATGAGCGCGGCGCCTTCACCGGCGCGGCCAATATGCGCAAGGGCCGCTTCGAGCTGGCCGATGGCGGCACGCTGTTTCTCGATGAGATCGGCGAGATCACGCCAGCCTTCCAGGCAAAGCTTCTGCGCGTGCTGCAGGAGGGCGAATTCGAGCGTGTTGGTGGCGCGCGCACGTTGAAAGTCGACGTTCGACTCGTTTGCGCGACCAACCGCAATCTCGAAGAAGCGGTGCAGCGCGGCGAATTCCGCGCGGACCTCTACTATCGCATCAGCGTCGTGCCGATCTTCTTGCCGCCGCTGCGCGACCGAAAGGGCGACCTCGATCTTCTGGCCAATGAGTTCCTGCGCCGCTTCAACACGGAGCAGGGCGGCAAGCTGAAGCTCTCCGAATCCGCGATGAGCGTGCTCAACGAATGCGGCTTCCCCGGCAATATTCGCGAGCTGGAGAACTGCATCTATCGCACGGCGACTCTCGCCCATGGCGACATCATCATCGACAAGGATTTCTCCTGCCGAAAGGACGGCTGTCTTTCCTCCATCCTCTGGAGCGGCTCATCGTCGAAATGGCCGACGGGGGTGACGCCGCTGCCGATCGTCGCGCCGCAACCGGTGCGCCCGCCCGCGCCGCCGCCCCCCGCCGAGGCGCCGAGCGTTTGCGCGCCGGCTCCTGGCGACACCTGTCCCGGCGCCGAGAACTGCACGGTCATCGAGAAAGACCCGCGCACCGATTACGAGAAGCTCGTGGACGCGATGGAGCGCGCCGGCTGGGTAAAGGCGAAGGCGGCGCGTCTTCTCGGCCTCACGCCGCGCCAAATCGGCTATGCGCTGCAGAAGCATGGGATAGAGGTCAAGAAGTTCTAG
- the nifB gene encoding nitrogenase cofactor biosynthesis protein NifB, which yields MQKMAEHKGCGTSGGSGKASCGTGAGENDMPTEIWEKVKNHPCYSEEAHHHYARMHVAVAPACNIQCNYCNRKYDCANESRPGVVSEKLSPEQAAKKVLAVASAIPQMTVLGIAGPGDPLANPGKTFKTFELISEAAPDIKLCLSTNGLSLPDHVETIKKFNVDHVTITINMTDPDIGAEIYPWVFWKHKRVTGKEAAKILTDRQLKGLEMLTANGILCKVNSVMIPGINDDHLVTVNREVKSRGAFLHNIMPLISSPEHGTVFGLNGQRGPSAQELKALQDSCEGEMNMMRHCRQCRADAVGLLGEDRSAEFTTDKIMEMDVNYDLSARQAYQEKVEEERQAKVAARNAELETLAGENADLKILVAVATKGSGRINEHFGHADEFQIYELSSNGAKFVGHRRVDLYCQGGYGEEEALETVIRAINDCTAVFVAKIGHCPKEDLLKAGIEPVDQYAYEFIEQSAIAYFKDYLAKIKSGEITHVTRGDATIRQGAFVSVDA from the coding sequence ATGCAGAAGATGGCCGAGCACAAAGGCTGCGGCACGTCGGGCGGCAGCGGCAAAGCTAGCTGCGGCACCGGCGCGGGCGAAAACGACATGCCCACCGAAATCTGGGAGAAAGTCAAGAACCACCCCTGCTACAGCGAAGAAGCCCACCATCACTATGCGCGCATGCATGTCGCCGTCGCGCCGGCCTGCAACATTCAGTGCAACTATTGTAACCGCAAATATGACTGCGCCAATGAATCGCGTCCCGGCGTCGTCTCCGAGAAGCTGAGCCCCGAGCAAGCCGCCAAGAAAGTGCTCGCGGTGGCCTCCGCCATTCCGCAGATGACGGTGCTCGGCATCGCCGGCCCCGGCGACCCGCTCGCCAATCCCGGCAAGACGTTCAAGACCTTCGAGCTGATCTCGGAAGCCGCTCCGGACATCAAGCTCTGCCTCTCGACCAATGGTCTCTCGCTGCCCGACCATGTCGAGACGATCAAGAAGTTCAACGTCGATCACGTCACGATCACGATCAACATGACGGACCCGGACATCGGCGCTGAGATCTACCCCTGGGTGTTCTGGAAGCATAAGCGCGTCACCGGCAAGGAAGCCGCGAAGATCCTCACCGATCGTCAGTTGAAGGGCCTCGAGATGCTGACGGCGAACGGCATCCTCTGCAAGGTCAACTCGGTGATGATCCCGGGCATCAACGACGATCATCTCGTGACGGTGAACAGAGAGGTGAAGTCGCGCGGCGCCTTCCTGCACAACATCATGCCGCTCATCTCGTCGCCCGAGCATGGCACGGTCTTCGGCCTCAACGGCCAACGCGGCCCGTCCGCGCAGGAGCTGAAGGCGCTGCAGGATAGCTGCGAAGGCGAGATGAACATGATGCGCCATTGCCGCCAGTGCCGCGCCGACGCGGTGGGCCTGCTCGGCGAAGACCGCAGCGCGGAATTCACGACCGACAAGATCATGGAGATGGATGTCAATTACGACCTCTCCGCGCGTCAGGCCTATCAGGAGAAGGTCGAGGAAGAGCGCCAGGCGAAAGTCGCCGCGCGCAACGCCGAGCTGGAAACGCTCGCTGGCGAAAACGCGGATCTCAAGATCCTCGTCGCCGTCGCGACCAAGGGCTCGGGCCGCATCAACGAGCATTTCGGCCATGCCGACGAGTTCCAGATTTACGAACTCTCCAGCAATGGCGCGAAGTTCGTCGGCCATCGTCGCGTCGACCTCTACTGCCAGGGCGGCTATGGCGAGGAAGAGGCGCTCGAGACTGTCATCCGCGCGATCAACGACTGCACCGCGGTCTTCGTCGCCAAGATCGGCCACTGCCCCAAGGAAGATCTGCTGAAGGCCGGCATCGAACCCGTGGATCAATACGCCTACGAGTTCATCGAGCAGTCGGCGATCGCCTACTTCAAAGACTACCTCGCCAAGATCAAGAGCGGCGAGATCACCCATGTCACACGCGGCGACGCCACGATCCGTCAGGGCGCCTTCGTCTCCGTGGACGCGTAG
- a CDS encoding 4Fe-4S dicluster domain-containing protein: MTYKIVASQCTSCSACEAECPNVAISEKNGTFVINPKKCTECIGYFDVPQCVAVCPVDDTCVIDNSLPRYQPSA; encoded by the coding sequence ATGACTTACAAGATTGTCGCTTCTCAATGCACGTCGTGCTCGGCTTGCGAGGCGGAATGCCCGAACGTCGCCATCTCCGAGAAGAACGGCACTTTCGTTATCAATCCCAAGAAATGCACGGAATGCATCGGCTACTTCGACGTTCCGCAATGCGTCGCCGTCTGCCCGGTGGACGACACCTGCGTCATCGACAACTCCCTCCCCCGCTACCAGCCGAGCGCCTAA
- a CDS encoding HesB/IscA family protein, with product MNIAFTPAAEKFIRRLVMFDGGPGYGLRLLVSPGGCSGMSAEFSVEPAPKEGEQVFQHAQFKMFLPAQSRLLLDGVTIDFKETATSTGFAFIDPKAKSCGCSSKTEAPAFEETA from the coding sequence ATGAATATCGCCTTCACCCCCGCCGCTGAAAAATTCATCCGCCGCCTCGTCATGTTCGACGGCGGCCCGGGCTATGGCCTTCGTCTCCTCGTGTCGCCGGGCGGCTGCTCGGGCATGTCGGCGGAATTCTCCGTCGAGCCCGCGCCGAAAGAGGGCGAGCAGGTTTTCCAGCATGCGCAGTTCAAGATGTTCTTGCCCGCGCAAAGCCGCCTGCTGCTCGACGGCGTGACGATCGACTTCAAGGAAACGGCGACCTCCACGGGCTTCGCCTTCATCGATCCCAAGGCGAAGAGCTGCGGTTGCTCATCCAAGACCGAAGCTCCCGCCTTCGAGGAAACGGCGTGA
- a CDS encoding 4Fe4S-binding leucine-rich repeat protein gives MSTDDIDEAIDWQGNAVDCADCDHQDRLNAERCKPLRACVHDRYARRIDRFFDWNPDLARNYLTHGYFEVRACASKAAEIFLLPAMLDDPEEAVRWSAARRLPNRYILRLRNDPHREVRIRIALRLEGTDLLPMINDEDYAVRQAVAKKLPPDLLVLMINDEDAGVRRVIASRIAQEALMRLTRDHDPVVRLEAAKRLEADDLETLIKDADWRIRYEVAQRADVNFIGALVDDDDPLVRECARDRRKAAGLETSPNVIMTQKRSDQ, from the coding sequence ATGTCGACTGACGATATCGACGAAGCAATCGACTGGCAGGGAAACGCCGTCGATTGCGCGGACTGTGACCATCAAGATCGCCTGAACGCCGAGCGCTGCAAGCCGCTGCGCGCCTGCGTGCACGATCGCTACGCCCGGCGCATCGACCGTTTCTTCGACTGGAATCCCGATCTCGCGCGCAATTATCTCACCCACGGCTATTTCGAGGTCCGGGCCTGCGCGTCGAAGGCGGCGGAGATCTTTCTACTGCCCGCGATGCTCGACGATCCTGAGGAGGCCGTTCGCTGGAGCGCCGCGCGCCGCCTCCCCAACCGCTACATTCTGCGCCTGCGCAACGATCCGCACCGCGAGGTGCGCATCCGCATCGCGCTCCGCCTCGAGGGCACCGACCTGCTGCCGATGATCAACGACGAAGATTATGCGGTGCGACAGGCCGTCGCGAAAAAGCTGCCGCCGGACCTTCTCGTTTTGATGATCAATGACGAAGACGCAGGCGTGCGCCGAGTCATTGCGAGCCGCATCGCGCAAGAGGCGCTCATGCGTCTGACGCGAGACCACGATCCGGTCGTGCGTCTCGAAGCCGCCAAGCGCCTCGAAGCGGACGACCTCGAAACGCTGATCAAAGACGCCGATTGGCGCATTCGTTACGAAGTGGCGCAGAGAGCCGACGTCAACTTTATCGGCGCGCTGGTCGACGACGACGATCCGCTCGTGCGCGAATGCGCAAGGGATCGGCGCAAGGCGGCCGGACTGGAAACATCCCCCAATGTCATCATGACGCAGAAGCGGAGTGA